The Clostridiales bacterium FE2011 sequence AGGAACTCCTACCTCCACCATAGAATAATATCTACGTAAACTGAATAATGCCTATGAAGAGTGCGCGAGGGACAAGCCCTGTGACCGCACGACAACCTGCCGGAAACGGTAAGGTGCCAAAGCTTGACCGATAGGGTGAATGGAAAAGAATAGAAGCCATCCTGTCGGGAACGATAGGATGGCTTTTCCGTGCTCTTCATGGCAGAAAGGAGAGTACGGAAATGGATGAAAACAACAGAATGGTTCCAAATCTCTCGGTGTTTCATGCGCTGCGTTGGATGTCGCCCGGCAAGCGACCAAATCATTCCCGCTTTGTTATATGATATGACCGTGGCCTGGGGCTGCGGAAAGGAAAGAAGGAGGGATCGTTCAGATGGCAACACTACTTGATCGCGCAATTGAGTTCGCAATGGTGAAGCACGCCGGACAGGTGAGAAAGGGAACTTCAATTCCCTATTTCACTCATGTCATGGAAGCCATGGAGATCGTTTCCCGTATGACGGAAGACGAGGAACTCCGTGCGGCGGCTGTTCTGCACGATACCCTGGAAGATACAAAGACAACGAAAGAAGAACTGGTCGAAGCTTTCGGTCAGCGTGTAGCTGACCTTGTGGCGGTGGAAAGTGAAGACAAACGGAAAGAACGGCCGGAAGGTGAAACCTGGCTGATTCGGAAAACAGAAACCATAGAACATCTCCGGGAGGCGGATACGGAAATCAGGATGCTTGCTCTGGGTGACAAGCTTTCCAATATCCGAGCAATGACCCGGGACTATAAGGTTATCGGTGAGAAACTGTGGCAGAAGTTCAATGAAAAAAATCCGGTAATGCAGGGCATGTATTATGGCGAACTGGCCAATGCCTTTGGTGAGGATGAAACTCTGCGCGAGACACCGGAATACAGGGAATATATTGAGCTGTGTGCCGGATTGTTCAGCAAAATATACGATGGTGATGGAAACCTGCTGGAAGAAAATGAGGCGGAAGAAGGCGAAACGGCGGAGGATTCAGAAGGTGAACTGCCGATCCGCTTCTTTTTCTCGGAGGCTGTGGATGAATTGCGTTCCGTATTGCCGGAAGGAACGCATTTTGATGCTCTGATTTTTGACCGGACAGAGGATGAAGACATCCAGGAAATCCAGAAGATGGCTGCAACCCTGGATGCTTTCCTGCGCACGGAAGATATAGGCTTTACGGATGTCCATATGCAGTTTATTAATGATCCGGATTCTGATGATGTTTCCTGGAGACGGACAGAAGACGGCTATACACTTCATCTCTGTGCGGAAAGCGGGAAAAACTGGTGCCAGGTGGCTTATCAGCTGGGATATCTCATGATGCACTGTCTGATAGATCACCTGAACAAGGATACAGAAGGGATCTCCTGGGCTGAAGAACTGATCTGTGAAACAGCGGCACTGGAAGTGTTCTCCTATTTCTCAGCATATTGGAATGATATGCCTTTCGGAAAGGAAGATCCGGAATATGCAAAGCACCTCAAGGAATATGTGAGCGACTGTCTGTCAGACCAGGGCACATCAGCGCTTCTTCGCTGCAGGGATAAGGAAGAACTGAAGGCAATCAACGAACGGAATCTTTTTGACGACCGCCTGGATGAAAGCCATGACCTGTATCGTGCAATGAATCCGGGAGACCTGCAGCTCCTGGCACAAGTCCGGGAATTTGAAACGGATGATTTGCTCCTGGATACCGATTACTGGCGCAGATTATCCAGTGGTTCCCAGGCAGTGGATTATATCTGCCGGCTCCAGGACAGGATCCCTGGTTGTGAGATTTCCGCAGAGGCAACCGGTGAAAACAGGGAAAAAATGAACGAAGAATCACCCATCAACCCGGAAGAAAATGATGAAGGCATTGAGTATGACGATCTGAATGAATTTGACATCATAGAACAGATCCTGCATCCGGATGGATGGGAAGATGAAAAAAACAAATAGCGTCTACTCAATGAATCAGCATTATCTTGTAGACACTAAATATTTTTTCAGTATAGTATTTTTGTGTTTCTCTCAATAGTATATACAAATATATATTATTTTTTGCATATAACTTACTTGCTCCAGCATGTCATAACTGTATCGCAAAACAACTTCGCGTCTAAATAGAAGCCTTTATTATCCCATAAGTAATATTGTTGTATTGTTTCATTATAGACATCGTACCATTCACTATCTGGTGTTGTAACTTTTCGTGCTTGGCAACCCTCTTGATTAGATTTAATTTCATAATTGTAGGCATCATCACTTTTTGTACAAGATATGATTAAGGTACCTGGCTTAGCAAAACCAGATACATTATCTTTTATATTGGTTATTGGCGTGTCATTTAATATTATGTTAAAATTTTTATAACCATTTTCTGATAGAATCGTTTTGATCCTATTTATAAAACTATCAATTTCATAAGCTAAAAAGACAGTAGAAAAAGCTTTAAAGCAATCTTTTATTTTTTTTATATCTGTACCTATGATGTTGCCAATCTTGCTATAATGAGCACTGGAGTTTCGCTTAGGCTGAATGATGGAATCAATAAGGTGTTGAAAGGAACCAGAGTCTGTTTCAGAAGCTAAATAATCTATTGCTGAATCCGTAAAATTCCATGCAGCTCTTAGATTGTCCGATCTATATGAACTAGGTGTTTGAACCCATCTTTTTTGAACTGCATCATCTATTGATGTACACCGTAGCAGATAACGTAAAGTACGCCAGGCAATCCATGAATCGAGCAAGATCCATCCATATGCAGCTAAAGATGTTTGCAATGTTGCCCCTTCTAGATTATTAGACTTTTCAATTATTTCTTGTATTCTGGGTTCAATGTCCTTAATGTATTTATCTATAACATGCATTAGAACTCACCTGAAAAATATCTTATTCCTTCACTTATACGCTCATAAGCGGATTGAGTAGAAGAGGCTCGTCTAGGACTAAACAAATAGTTGAATTGATCTTCTCCTATTGTGGCTTTCCAATTTCTGATATAAGCTGAAAGTCGATCTGTATTTATCTCTTTTGGATCGTGTAGTATTTTATATGTCAAGCCTACCCAAATAGATTCCAAAAACGCTTGAGTTGGCCTTGTATTAGGAGATAAATCTTCTATACTCAATGATAAAACTATATCTAAAGCAGCATTGAATACTGTATCAAATTCTGCTTCTGAGTGATATTCAATTCCTGGCTTTTTTCGCCTGGGATTATCAAATTCTTTTTGTTGTGAAAAAAAATTATCTAACATGGTACGGGTTGAATTCCCGGTGAATTTTTGTGGATATGTAAAATAATATGCAAAAAATTTCAGAATTAGTTCTTGTATTCTTGAAAAATTATGATTATCTCTTTGAGCTTTTGTTCTAAGAAAATTCCATTTATCAAATCGAGTATCATTTGCAATTTTATGTAGATAATTAGCAAATGAACCATAGGATATTGCCATACGTATTTCTTGCGCACTTAGTTTTTCTCCACCTGTATTTAGACGTTGGAAAGCTAGATACATAGATGACTGATCCTGATCGGGAGCAACAGGACGCATAACAGTAATATTCAACAGCACATCTTTAAGACGTTCTTGGTCTTCATAATCCAATTCATCAAAAGTTTTATTAATCCAATTGTGATGAATGTTTCCGGTTAATTTAAAAGCGCGTCCATTAAACTTTTTCTCTTCTATATAATAGTATAGAGAGCGTAATCTTTGGTGTCCGTCAACAATATAATAGTGGGCGCTTTCTTTATCATCGTAAAGAAAAATAGAAGGGATAGGGAAGCCTCTTAGAATAGAATCAACAAATTCAGATGCTTTTTTTATAGTCCAAACATAAGCTCGCTGAAAATCGGGAACTACTAACTTATTATTCCACCACTTCATTAAAGTGGATAGGTTATATGTATTATAAAAAACAGCGATATCATCACCCATTAAGGTGTTGTCTTCAATTTCCTCATCTAAGGCTTGTTCGAATTCGATTTCTTCATCAGATATAGTAAGTATCTTATCTTCCATGTGTTTATGTCCTGCCTTTACATTAATTAAATTGATAATAACATATTTTCATAAAAAAAATAAAGCCCATAATAATATAATTATTATGTTAAAACAATACATTATTATTTTATATTTCCATGGTAAAACATATAAAGTATTGTGCGATAATTTATTTTAGAAATTTTTCTAAAATTTGCCAATCAGATTCAGAAGCTTCAGATAATTTGTATATCGTATTGATGGCAAAAGAGGATTGACAGGTCATTATTTCTATAATTTGGTTCCTTTTATGATCAGATTCACACTTTGGATACATATCATTATTCTCACCAGTAAGCCAACCTGGATTTAGTCCATATGTTTTTTCTATCGACTTAATCTGTGCAAGACGTGGAGTCCGACAACCAGAAGTCCAGCTATTTACGGCATGATGTGACACATTTAAATCAACAGCAATTTGTTTGTTGGTCTTATCAAGCGCCTTTTTAAGCTCTTTAATGCGAAACAAAATGAGGTGCCTCCTATGATTTGACTTTGTAGGAGTAGTATAACATTTGAATGAGACAATGTATAGTTTCACAAATTTGACATAGTAATATAAAATGGATATAATAATTATACAAAGTATGATACGGAGGAATAAATGATTTATAGAATTAATGCTATTAAGGGCGTACAAGCGGGGCTCCCATATTATACTTGTATGATTTCTATCTGGCAGCTTATTGCGTTTCTGGATATGACAAATGCCAAGTTACCGGCAGAAAAAAGAGCTCAGCGGCAACTGAATAAGTCTCGCATTCCAGATATTAAAAAGTATATTCTTGATAATTCAGATAGCTATGTTTTTTCGGCAGTAACATTATGTGTGGATGGAAATCTTGTATTTGATGAGTTTGATTCATGCGCTACACCGAAATGTGGTGTGCTCTGCATTTCTGACGAAAGCAAAGTGGCAATTATAGATGGACAACATAGAATATCGGCATTGAGAGATGCGATGGCAGAAAACAAAAAACTACGCTATGAGCATCTCCCAGTTGTTTTGTTTAGAGATTTCGGACTTGAGAGAAGTCAACAAATGTTTTCTGATTTGAATCGGCATGTAATCAGACCGACAAAATCACTGAATGTTATGTATGACAAGCGAGATCCCATGGCTCGGATTGTGTGTAAACTGTTTCGAGAATTACCGGTTTTTAGAAAAACGGTTGAGCCGGAAAAAGCTTCTGTGCCGGTTAGAAGTGATAACTTGTTTACTGTGAGTGCCATTTATAATGCTACATCAGAATTATTGCATGGTATGCCCTTGTCAAGCAACAATGATGCTTTTGATGTGGCCAAAGCATTCTGGAATAAACTTTATGAAATCATACCGGAATGGTCCTGTGTACAGAATGGTACAGAAGAAGCTGGCGAGGTCCGCAAAAAGACGGTTTGTACACAAGCAGTAACGTTGATTGCATTGGGTCGGACGGGGTGCTTCTGCTATTCGAAACGGCATGATTTTGAGGATCTGTCCGCCTTGACAAATGTGAATTGGATGAGGGATAATCCACAATGGCAGGGTATGCTGGTTAACGATAATAAGGTCAGCGGAACACGTGCAAGTACGCAAGCCTTAACAAAACACTTGATTTCCCTGATCAGTAGATAAGGAAGGAGGTGCCTGTATGCCGAATTTAACGCAGGAAAGTATAAAAAACGTTATTACGGTAATCCAGGACCTCTATCAGTCGGATTCGATTCCTTGGGTATGCGGATATTCGGGTGGTAAAGATTCTACCGCGACAGTACAACTGGTCTGGGAAGCCTTGAATGGTCTTCCGAAAGAAGCACTGAAGAAAGATGTTCATATCATCAGCACGGATACGCTGGTGGAAAGTCCGGTTGTTGCTGCCTGGCAAAAGAGATCATTAGCGAAGATGGAAGCTACAGCGGAGCAGAGCGGACTTCCAATTCATGTGCATCAACTGAAGCCACAGATTAGGGATACTTTTTGGGTGAATCTGATTGGAAGGGGATATCCTTATCCTCGACCGACTATGAGATGGTGTACGAATCGCCTAAAGATACAGCCAGCGAATAATTTCATTGAAGCTATGGTAAATAGTGCCGGAGAAGCAATATTGGTTTTAGGTACGCGCAAATCTGAAAGTGCTTCTCGTGGGGCCCGTATGGAGAAATATGAGAAGAAACGGGTTCGGGAATTCCTTTCTCCAGATGGCAGTCATATGAATAGTTATGTATTTAGTCCCATTGAGGAGTGGAGTAGTAACAATGTATGGCAGTATTTAATGAGCCACGAGAATACATGGGGACAAAGCAATAAGGAATTGTTAGCTATGTATAGCGGAGCATCTGCAGATGGTGAATGCCCGCTGGTTTTGGATACATCTACTCCGAGTTGCGGAAATAGTAGAATGGGTTGTTGGGTTTGCACTCTGGTGGCTGAAGATAAGAGCATGGCAGCGATGATTCAGAATGATGAAGAAAAAGCTTGGATGTTGCCGTTGCTTGAGTTTCGCAATGAAATTGCTGCGGATAACGAAACAGACCGAGAACGTCGTGATTTCCGGAGAATGAACGGTCGGTTGACTTATCACAAAGGCCGATTGGTACACGGCCCATATACAAAAGAAACGAGGGAGCATTTTCTCCGCCGTTTGCTTGAAGTTGAGAAGTTTGTTAATGAGAACGGGCCCAAAGAGCTGGAAGAGCACCCCTTGATTACACATGAGGAACTACAGCAGATTCGTAGGATTTGGCTGACGGAAAAGAATGAGTTTGATGATACTCTACCCAGAATTTATAAAGAAGTCACAGGTAAAGAGTTCCAGGATTCTGTGAATCATCCGAATCGCTATTTTGGCGAGAAGGAATGGGAGTTGCTTAAGGAAACCTGCAGGGAAGTTTTCCCGGACGAGAAGCTCATGATGAGCTTGTGCAGCAGCGGGCTGAATCTGGAAGCTAGCTATACAATGAAAGCTACAAGACGCGGCATTCGCGCAGATATCGAGCAGATCCTGAAACGGAACATGTTCCGGGATGAGGATGATGCATGCCAGTTCTATGAAAAACATAATGATATAAAGCCGGCGGAAGAACAGGCTGAAGATAATGATGACTATACGGAGGACACTGAAGGATGATTATCAGAAAAGTGGAACTCCGGAATTTCGGTCTGTATTACGGCCATCATGAAATCGACTTTACGGTCGGCGACCAGGAGAAAAACGTTACCCTGATTGGCGGACTGAACGGCCGAGGAAAGACAACTTTCCTCGACTCGATTACCTTGGGACTGTATGGACGCCGGGCTCTGCGGTATCTGCAGGATGAACGGATCAAATACAGTCAGTATCTCCTGAATCATATCAATAAAAGCGCACTTCATGATGAAACCATGGTCCGGATCACACTGGGCGATGTCAGTGTGGAAGACAACGAACTGGTGATTAGTCGTCGTTGGAGCCAGGACAGGAAAGGCGCTGTGCAGGAAATCTTTGAAGTCTTCCGGCATGGTGTGCTGGATGCTACGCTTAGTGAGAACTGGGATTACTATGTCGAGGAAATCCTGCCTCTGAATATTAGCCGGTTTTTCTTTTTTGACAATGAGAAGATAGCGCAGATTGCGGACGATGAGACCTTTGAGAGCGTCAAAGAATCCATTCAGAGTTTGCTGGGCCTGACAACCATTGATTCCCTGACGGAAGATATGCAAAAATACATATCTCTGGCTTATGAACAGGATAAAAAAACACCGGAGAATGAGACGGAGCAGGAATTAAAGAAGATTGAGTTGGATCTGTCGGAAATCCGCCGGGAGAATGAACGGCTGTCTGTTGATCTTTCAGACCTTAAGGGTGAACTCAGGACCACGGAAGAACAGTATGCTTCGCTGGAAAGTGAATTCTGGGCTAAGGGTGGCAATTTGGGCCTGAAAAAGGAAGAGATGGAACAGCGCCGTGATTCGCTGAATAATGATCTGAACCTGAAGCAAAGTCAGGTAACCGGACTTGTAGAATCGTCCATGACACCCTTCTTGGTTTGCCGCAGGCTCCTGATGGATGCGTATGATTCGGCTTCTAGGGCTGAGAAGGAAAAAGCTTCTGCCTATATGGATAAGACCCTGGATATTCTGGCTGAAAGGCTGAAACAGGGGAGTTATGGCGCTGAAGAGATCAAGACGATCTCAATTTTTCTGCAACAAATGAAAGATCAGATGATGCAGAATCCGCAGCCGGAACAGACCGATGCACTGTCAGCTTCTTCCTATCTGCTTTTGAGCAATTTGGTGCTGCATCTGGAAGAGGAGGTTAGAAAGATTGACCTGCTCGAGGATGAGATCGAGAGCATCCGCAATGAGCTGGATAGCCTGGAAATGATGCTCAGCTTTGAGGCTAGCGAGACGGATGTCCGTGAAACCTGGAATAAGATGCAGAAGCTCTCCTCTGAAAAACTTGAAAAGGAAGTCCGGCGGAAGTCTGTTGAGGAAGAAATAGAACGGAATGAAGGCCGGATCGCCAACCTGGAAAAAAACAGGGAGAGACTGCATCAGAAACAGCTGGCTTCAGGGCAGGTACGCGACCAGAACCAGCGGATGATCGAGTATGCTGGGAAGACGATTAAAGTAATGGAGGCTTTCCGGAAAAAAATCCAGATCAACCGGACTAGGGAACTGGAGGAAAACGTATACCGTTGCTTTACTTTCATGATGCAGAAACAAGGAATGATCCAGGGAATTCAGATCGATCCGAATACGCTGGATATCCATTTGATCGATTACAACAACAAGGAACTGCGGAAGGACCAGTTGAGTGCAGGTGAGAAGCAGTTGTTTGCCATCAGCATCATCTGGGGTCTGGCTCAGTCTTCTGGTTATGATATGCCGGTCATTGTTGATACACCCTTGGGTCGGCTAGATTCGAACCATAGGACGAACTTTGTGGAGCGGTATCTGCCCAATGCCGGCAAACAGGTTATTGTTTTGTCCACAGACGAAGAAGTCAACGGACGTTATTATGACATGTTGAAAGAAGACATCCGCGCTGTCTTCACCCTGGTATATAACGAGGAAACCCGGAGCACCTCAATCCATAAAGGCTACTTTGGAGGGATTGAAGGATGATCATGAAGCAGTTGAAACTTTCCAACCAGGAAAGGGATCGTCTGATCCGCATCAAGAGTAAAACCGGGATTAAGAACTGGAATGTGATCTGTCGCTGGGCGCTGTGTGTGTCTCTTGCGGACAGTTCGGTTCCCTATGGTCCAGAGATTCCCTCGGACAGTAATGTGGAAATGTCCTGGCAGACTTTTGGCGGGGAATATAGTGATCTGTATGAGGCTGTGTTCCTGGAACGTTGTAGGAGGGATCAAATTGAAAATACGCCGGAAGCGATCCAGCATTATTTCCGTCTGCATCTGAACAGGGGTATTAATTTCCTGGCTAGCAAAAATGGGCCGAAAGATATCTTTGGTGTTTTGAATCTTATACATATGGAGGATTGACGTTATGAGCACGCAGTACCTGGATTTTTGCGCGACAACGCCTGTAGATCCTCGCGTTCTAGAAGTGATGATGGATATCTATGCCAATCATCCGGGAAATGCGGATAGCCGGACACATATATTCGGGACAGATGCGAAAGGGATCGTCTTACGGTCCCGGAAAACGCTGGCCGAGATTCTGAATATTGATCCCAATGAGATCATTTTTACCAGCGGAGCAACGGAAAGCGACAATACTGCCATCTTGGGGCTTAGAGAGTTTGCGGAGCAGACGGGTCGGAAGCATTTGATTACCACGGCCATAGAGCATAAAGCTGTCTTACAACCTATGAAGTTCCTGGCTGAACACGGTTTTGATGTTGATTTTGTTGCGCCTGACGAGAGTGGTCGGGTAAAAGCTGGAGATGTTTTAAACAAGGTCCGCAAGGATACTCTTCTCGTTAGTGTGATGCATGTAAACAATGAGACTGGTGTGATTCAGCCAGTGCTGGAGATCGGGGAAGCACTGAAGAATACGGAAACGTATTTTCATGTGGATGCTGCTCAGTCTTTCGGTAAACTGAATGATGATCTACGGAAACTATCATATGATATGTTAAGCATTACAGCGCATAAGATCCATGGACCACAAGGAATCGGCGCCGTTGTTATGAAACGGAAAAATTATAAGCGGCCGCCGGTCAGACCGATGCTGTATGGTGGTCAGCAGGAATATGGATTCCGTCCGGGCACGACGCCGGTGGCTATGGTGGCCGCACTGGCAAAAGCAGCTGAGATTATGGATAAGGAATATCCGGGCATGACTCTCGGGCTATGTGCGGAAAAGGAACGTCTCTTGAAAAGCTTTGAAGGACTAGTTTATCAGATCAATGGGGATCCAGATTATACACTTCCGAACATCTTGAACATCAGTTTTGATGGGGTGGATTCGGAGTCAGTCTTTGTAGCTCTCAAGGAATATTATGCGATCTCAAGCGGCAGCGCATGCACATCCGGCAGCTATGATCCTAGTTATGTATTGGTGGCGATGGGCCTGGAACCAAAGCGTATTAGTGAGGCTTTGAGAATCTCCTGGTGGGATAAGAAAATCGATATCAAACCGCTGATTGAATATGTCAAAAGCATGACGGCTTTAAATTGATCATTTCGTTGGAGTCGGATTTAAACCGAAGGAAAATACCTGGAATAATAGTTTTACGGGCGGCTGAAGGGCCGTCCTTTTATATTGTGCGGGGGAATAGAAATTGGTATAATGGTAAAAATCTTAGTAATTGAATTTTAAACGAAAAGAGTGAAGCGTATCATGGCCCGCTTTATGTGCAAATTCGAAGATTGCCGGAATGATGGTGAAAAGGAATTTTTTCGCGCTTGCGAGGCAAATCTGGGCAATGAGATCGTTGTATATCATAATCGGTATATTGATGGCATGGAATTTGATTTCTGTCTGTTGATTCCGGAGTATGGTATTCTACTTGTTGAGGTTAAAGGGTGGAATAAGGAAACATATTTGGGATACAAATATGGTAAATTATGGATTCGTGATGGTTCTGATGAGAAAAAGGAAGATCCGTACAAAGAAGTGCGTGATCATAAATATGCTCTGGACAATCTGATTCTAAACCATCTTGGTATTAAGCCTTTGATGGAAAGAGCGGTATGTTTTACCAGATGGGAAGATGCTTTTGTTCATCAACCGGATCTTGTAGCATATATGGGGCATACAGATCGGTTGCTGTTTGGAAAAGATGACATCGAAAACAAAGACAGGTTTTATCAGAAATTGTATAGTGCTTTTATTCCGGCACAGCGTGAGAAACGCTTTTTTTCGGATGATCAGATGTTCAAGGTTATGGATTTCTTTGATCCAGGATTTGCCCGTGAAGAGTTGGAAAGACAGCGCAAGGAAAACCCGGTGACACCGGAGAAGGAAACCGGAAAAAAGAAAGAGGATCCTCAATCGGAGAACAAGGTATGGCGTGAGATTCCACCCTATTCAATCATAGCGATTGTGCAGGAAGGAGCCGTCAGTGAGCTGGATCATCTGATTGATTATTATGGTCAGGGAACAAAAATAACGGCTATCCTGGTTGGTGAGGATCTGCAAAAACATGCGGCGGAGAAACTGACTGCATTATATCAGTCCTGTTCAATAAAAGCGGACGGAACAGATCTGATTATGTCAGTTGAGGATTCTGAAATTCCATATAAAAAGGGAATCCGCTTGTTTTATTGGAGCAGTTATGTGATTTCTCCGGAAAATGAGCTGGCGAATCGTAAACTTTTTGTTGTTGATGGGAAGAGTGATGACGATACAGTATGGGAAACGCTGAATCTTATTGACACACAGGGGTTTATGAATCTGGCTCAGTATAAGGTGGAACATGCAACTGATCAGAAGCATATCCTGGTAAAAGCCGGCGCCGGCACTGGTAAGACATCTGTCATGATAGACCGTATTGCCTATCTTGTTTATTGTCATCAAATGTCTCCGTTTGAACTCAGAGATCGTATCCTGATGATTACCTTTACAGATGATGCTGCTGATAATATGAGCAGGAAGTTGAAACAGCGTTTTCAAAATCTGTATCTTTTAACAGGGAATGGCGGTTATCTGGCCATGGTCGGACAGATCAATCAGATGCAGATTTCTACGATTCATTCATATGCGCTGAATCTCATTAAAAAGTTGTGTGTGTTTTCAGGATATAGCAATGACCTGGCCGTGGAATCTGGACAGTATAATCGTAAGAAGCATTTGAATAAGGCGTTGGAGGAAGTGGCACAGGAAAAAATCTGTTCCGATCGTCATTATATTCAGAAATTGGGATTGCCATTTTATGAGATAAGGGAAAAACTGCTGAAATTTGTAGGTGCTCTGGAGAATAAGTCCATCGATCTGACCAGGATGGAGCCGGTTTCATTTGGACAGTGCCCCGAATACCCTCTGATTCATGAGCTGTTTATGGAAGTAATCTCCCGTGCTGAAAAGGAATATGCAGAAGAATTGAAGGATAATGGAAAGATTTTTCTTGGCCGTCTTATGCCGGAACTTGTTTGCGCTGTTGAAAGCGGCGTGAGGAATAACAGGTTGCAGGAAGGTTTGGTGTCAAGGGACAGGTATCTGTTTGTGGATGAATTCCAGGATACAGATGATTATCAGATTCAGGTTATTCTACAGATTGTGGAAGCGATGAAGTATCATCTATTTTGTGTGGGAGATCGGAAACAGTGTATTTATCGCTTTAGAGGGGCAGAGGAGGAAGCTTTTGATAAGCTTCGTATAGATGAAAACAAGGATCAATGGGAAAAACCGTTTTTTTTGGTTCATAATTATAGGACGGATAATGAGCTGCTTCAGGCTTTTGAACCGTATTTTATCAGTTGGGGGCAACAAGGATATCTGGTTTATAATCCGGATGAGGATAAGCTGGATAATCCGATAAAAAGTAATGGAGGTACTGTACCGCCGGATTACTATATGAGGAGGATCACAGTTAAAGACAAAGAGGATCGGATTCCGGCATTGTTTGAGGAAGTATGTTCTCGGATGGAAAGCATTCGTAATGACCCGGAGCATCATCGGGCTAAAGAAGAGCGGACAATCGCGATTCTGGTACGGGAGAATTGGCAGGCTCGTGATATCGTGGATTATGCAAGGAGCCATTTTGCTGGAGAATTTGTACTGGAAACGGAAACAGGTGGAGATTTGTTTCAGAGCGATCCTGCGATTGATATGCTGACATTGTGCCAGGCGCTTCAGAAGGATGATCCGGCTGTTTTGAGCCATTTCGCGGAATGCAATCTTATTCAAGCGCATGTTAACAAGTCCCGGTTATATGGTCTGAAGGAACAGAAGATTGGAGGCAGGCTTGCATCTGTTGTCTATTTGCATAGTCTGATCAATGAACGTCTTGAAAAGTGCGCAGGCAAGGATGATTGTAGGTCGTTTGACGAAATAAGATCCAGATTGCGTTATTATCCTGTAATGCAGGTGCTTCACCAGGTATATATGCAGTTGAAACCTTGGGATTATCTGCCTGAAGGGCAGACGTACAGGCTGAATGTGGATGAGCTTTTTGAACGCTTTGTTAGAGGTGGGACCGGTGAAGGAACCAGTCTGGATCATATGACGGAGTATCTGAGTAATTGTATTTTTTCACGGAAAGAGGCGGAAAGACGGATTCCTGATCAG is a genomic window containing:
- a CDS encoding HD domain-containing protein — encoded protein: MVKHAGQVRKGTSIPYFTHVMEAMEIVSRMTEDEELRAAAVLHDTLEDTKTTKEELVEAFGQRVADLVAVESEDKRKERPEGETWLIRKTETIEHLREADTEIRMLALGDKLSNIRAMTRDYKVIGEKLWQKFNEKNPVMQGMYYGELANAFGEDETLRETPEYREYIELCAGLFSKIYDGDGNLLEENEAEEGETAEDSEGELPIRFFFSEAVDELRSVLPEGTHFDALIFDRTEDEDIQEIQKMAATLDAFLRTEDIGFTDVHMQFINDPDSDDVSWRRTEDGYTLHLCAESGKNWCQVAYQLGYLMMHCLIDHLNKDTEGISWAEELICETAALEVFSYFSAYWNDMPFGKEDPEYAKHLKEYVSDCLSDQGTSALLRCRDKEELKAINERNLFDDRLDESHDLYRAMNPGDLQLLAQVREFETDDLLLDTDYWRRLSSGSQAVDYICRLQDRIPGCEISAEATGENREKMNEESPINPEENDEGIEYDDLNEFDIIEQILHPDGWEDEKNK
- a CDS encoding DUF262 domain-containing protein, which translates into the protein MEDKILTISDEEIEFEQALDEEIEDNTLMGDDIAVFYNTYNLSTLMKWWNNKLVVPDFQRAYVWTIKKASEFVDSILRGFPIPSIFLYDDKESAHYYIVDGHQRLRSLYYYIEEKKFNGRAFKLTGNIHHNWINKTFDELDYEDQERLKDVLLNITVMRPVAPDQDQSSMYLAFQRLNTGGEKLSAQEIRMAISYGSFANYLHKIANDTRFDKWNFLRTKAQRDNHNFSRIQELILKFFAYYFTYPQKFTGNSTRTMLDNFFSQQKEFDNPRRKKPGIEYHSEAEFDTVFNAALDIVLSLSIEDLSPNTRPTQAFLESIWVGLTYKILHDPKEINTDRLSAYIRNWKATIGEDQFNYLFSPRRASSTQSAYERISEGIRYFSGEF
- a CDS encoding helix-turn-helix transcriptional regulator, which codes for MFRIKELKKALDKTNKQIAVDLNVSHHAVNSWTSGCRTPRLAQIKSIEKTYGLNPGWLTGENNDMYPKCESDHKRNQIIEIMTCQSSFAINTIYKLSEASESDWQILEKFLK
- a CDS encoding DNA sulfur modification protein DndB — its product is MIYRINAIKGVQAGLPYYTCMISIWQLIAFLDMTNAKLPAEKRAQRQLNKSRIPDIKKYILDNSDSYVFSAVTLCVDGNLVFDEFDSCATPKCGVLCISDESKVAIIDGQHRISALRDAMAENKKLRYEHLPVVLFRDFGLERSQQMFSDLNRHVIRPTKSLNVMYDKRDPMARIVCKLFRELPVFRKTVEPEKASVPVRSDNLFTVSAIYNATSELLHGMPLSSNNDAFDVAKAFWNKLYEIIPEWSCVQNGTEEAGEVRKKTVCTQAVTLIALGRTGCFCYSKRHDFEDLSALTNVNWMRDNPQWQGMLVNDNKVSGTRASTQALTKHLISLISR
- the dndC gene encoding DNA phosphorothioation system sulfurtransferase DndC, with product MPNLTQESIKNVITVIQDLYQSDSIPWVCGYSGGKDSTATVQLVWEALNGLPKEALKKDVHIISTDTLVESPVVAAWQKRSLAKMEATAEQSGLPIHVHQLKPQIRDTFWVNLIGRGYPYPRPTMRWCTNRLKIQPANNFIEAMVNSAGEAILVLGTRKSESASRGARMEKYEKKRVREFLSPDGSHMNSYVFSPIEEWSSNNVWQYLMSHENTWGQSNKELLAMYSGASADGECPLVLDTSTPSCGNSRMGCWVCTLVAEDKSMAAMIQNDEEKAWMLPLLEFRNEIAADNETDRERRDFRRMNGRLTYHKGRLVHGPYTKETREHFLRRLLEVEKFVNENGPKELEEHPLITHEELQQIRRIWLTEKNEFDDTLPRIYKEVTGKEFQDSVNHPNRYFGEKEWELLKETCREVFPDEKLMMSLCSSGLNLEASYTMKATRRGIRADIEQILKRNMFRDEDDACQFYEKHNDIKPAEEQAEDNDDYTEDTEG